The sequence CGATATCGAGGCCTGCCGGAGTCTACTCCAGTAAGCCTACCATATCTCTGGATGAGTGCATCAGATTTCATAAGCAGATGTACCTCCGGAGCTCACTTTCACTTCAGGATGCCCTTTCTTCCcgttctcctctcctctcctctgaGGAAAGCACTTTGCACTACCAAGTATGTGATAAGGGGGAGCTGCAAAAAAGCTGGTGATTTTTATGAGGCTGTATATTTTCCCGAGGTCATACAGGTGTGTTATTGAGGaaagaaatcaaaacataaatgCCATGGATTTTGTTCTCTGAGTTTTGGCTAATCATATATGCCAACATAGCTCGAGAAGAGTGGCCCTTATTAAGGGATCCAGTTGTTTTTGTATTCGATtagtttttcattcatttttttattgtcttGACTGAGTaaccttagtttatttttgaacTGGCTCGCCCATAAATGCCTgtgcttttctcttttttttttttgcctcacTTCAGAGGAGACCAATCTTTTCTTGAGGTGCATATTATTTGCTTACATTTTCAGCTGCCTTTTGGGTTTTCATGCGGCTGGGTTTCTAGGGTGGTGGGGGTTGTGTCAAGTTTGAATAAGAgtaaatctatttatcattttttttctcatcattttatgatgtgacattagataataagtttataagtataatataataaataatttacaatcacctaatatcacatcatggaatgatgagaattgagatgatgagtagtattactcGAATAATTGAAATAAGTAGTGCACTATACGCAAATTAGCTACCCTTAGGCCCTCTCGGCTATGATTGCCTAGGGGCCAAACTAAAGGGCACGCTTAGTTTAATAAAGACTAACATTAGATACGGTTTTATGATGCGTAAGTTTcatgtattttctttaaaaaatcatagggttcattattaaaaaaaataaatttttcatataagttttagatttgagtaatgttactcactgtcttaattttcatcattttctcattatcttatgatgtgatattagatgattagagattatttattatattttacttgtaaacctatcatctaatgtcacattaCGAGATGATGAGTATGATGAGAAAATGGAAGATTGATAGATTTTTCCTttagatttattcatttttttttttcaaaaagagtacaAATTTGTGCACacactgtaaatatcatttctcaaaaagtttatttataaaatctaaatGTGCAAGAGAAAACAATTAGCctctaataaatattataagagtaatgttagatacaagtttcaaatagataagtctcaTGTAAAAAAATGCATCTTACTAATAAAGAATAGATTCTTTTAcacttattaaaaatagagtCTACTTGCTTGCTCGAGACTTAtcttataaatcatttctcatattataataatgaaattcaaatgatataattaaaattaattattaacttattaggactttataataattatttcttaaataataatgGACAGTAACAACCAAAagattcatatttatttatatttccaaACCCCACGTTAAACGAGTTCAGGACCTCCCGCGCTTTTTTCCTCTCAGAGAAATGTCTGCAGGCGAACACACGACTGTAGCTGCAAACACGAACACAACTCCAGACGACCAGTCGCTGAAACTTGCCCTAGCAATCTCTCTTCTACGATCGAAGTTCATTCAAAACCGGCCTCCTCCGACCGATCGGAATGAGTCTGATGCTTTGCGATGGAAGCGAAAGGTCCCCCATCTCATAAACTCCTCACCTCTCAGTTTGGTATCGAGAGAGTCGAGTTTCAATCCTTTAtggttctatttttctttttcttagcctgaattgtgtttttttttttcctatggaCTTTTAGGCTAAGGAGCGAAAGCAAGAGCTTCTGCGACTCAGAGAAGATCTCAAGGAAGCTGAAGGTTCTCAAATTCTCTCTCCctaagagttttattttttcccctttctaatgttcttttctttcagATGCTTCACAGTGCGACTTGTTTCCGAAAAGTGCCTCTTGCAAGTGCTATTTCTTTGATAATTTGGGGAAATTAAGCCCTCAGGGACTTGAAGACGGCTCTGATCGCAGATTCAACGACGTTCTTCGCCGGCGATTTCTCAGACATGGTTTTTTCATTGCCgccatcaccatcaccatcataattgaatattttatcCTTGTCCGATTAAATGCCCGAATTTGTTTGTGCAGTGCGCTTCAAGGAAAGGAGGAGAGGAGCAGGTGCGTCAATCCAGCGACGACAATTTTCAGGTTGATTTCATTACCAAATTGtttttctcaattcaaattGTTTCCACGTGCGTATGAATCGATGCTTTTACGTTGTGGTTCTCATCCTCTCAAAGTGTGATTGGAGTTTTTGTGCTTAATTTTATTCTCATTGGTTAGAATGTGAGTATGAGGATAAGGATGAAACTAGTGGTCTTCACAACGAGATCCAGAAGAGACTTTTGCATCCTTGGttatttttgttgaattattgttattttttaaccaACGAAGTAATTTCAAAGCAAATTGGACTACCTTTCATGTGGCAGTCTTGAATACTGAAGATGAAGAAACCGAGCAACTCAGGGCCTCAGTTGACTTTCTGGTGGAGCTTTGCGATACTGTTTCTCCTGTCAGGCTGCTTAACTCACTGTCTGTTTGTGCATTATTTTCTTCGCTcagattcttttattttgatcttatcttttatttttctgttattaACCAAACTTTTCAGGTGGGAGAGGCTAATTTTGCTAACTGGGCACACCAAGCTGTAGACTTTATTTTAGGtgctgatattcttttattaatgcATTGTATTTAAGCTTGTGTTAGTTTGGTAGAAATGAGTTATGTGGTCTACTCAACGGAAATGTCTTTACTATGATGGCTTCCATGATGAAAAGATTACTATTGGAGAGGAGAAAGTAAAGTCGAATGATGGAAGTTGATACATTGTTACTTCTGGCTCTCTTAAACATCTTTTTCAAGTCTCTTAATTCCATGCATGAATAGCTAGCACGGAAAGGAGTGGCTGGAAAAATGGATCACAATTTGCCATAAAGAGTGGTGATGTGATTTTATTCCGTTTAAAAGAACATTTGCCCTAAGCtggatgtgaaaaaaaaagcttgAATACTCGAGAGTTTTTTGTTGGGAGAGTTAAGTATTACGTATGACCTACTTAAATGAGAAAACAACCACCGTCGTCCTATGAATAGCAAATGTGCAATAGTGTACAGTTA comes from Juglans microcarpa x Juglans regia isolate MS1-56 chromosome 8S, Jm3101_v1.0, whole genome shotgun sequence and encodes:
- the LOC121243933 gene encoding protein MULTIPOLAR SPINDLE 1 isoform X1, with protein sequence MSAGEHTTVAANTNTTPDDQSLKLALAISLLRSKFIQNRPPPTDRNESDALRWKRKVPHLINSSPLSLAKERKQELLRLREDLKEAEDASQCDLFPKSASCKCYFFDNLGKLSPQGLEDGSDRRFNDVLRRRFLRHVRFKERRRGAGASIQRRQFSVLNTEDEETEQLRASVDFLVELCDTVSPVGEANFANWAHQAVDFILASLKNLLPRGKDTKLIEGIVNSLIMRLVRRMCSPSKVFESLHTGLDAQFYVQHLIRKLGSEAYVGQRAILSVSQRISVLAESFLFLDPFDDSFPGMHGCMFTLIQLIEFLISDYLLIWSCAEGFDKMLFEEWVASILHSRKALELLESRNGLYVLYMDRVTGELAKQVGQSSSLQKLKPEILDNLFH
- the LOC121243933 gene encoding protein MULTIPOLAR SPINDLE 1 isoform X2; its protein translation is MSAGEHTTVAANTNTTPDDQSLKLALAISLLRSKFIQNRPPPTDRNESDALRWKRKAKERKQELLRLREDLKEAEDASQCDLFPKSASCKCYFFDNLGKLSPQGLEDGSDRRFNDVLRRRFLRHVRFKERRRGAGASIQRRQFSVLNTEDEETEQLRASVDFLVELCDTVSPVGEANFANWAHQAVDFILASLKNLLPRGKDTKLIEGIVNSLIMRLVRRMCSPSKVFESLHTGLDAQFYVQHLIRKLGSEAYVGQRAILSVSQRISVLAESFLFLDPFDDSFPGMHGCMFTLIQLIEFLISDYLLIWSCAEGFDKMLFEEWVASILHSRKALELLESRNGLYVLYMDRVTGELAKQVGQSSSLQKLKPEILDNLFH